The following nucleotide sequence is from Holosporales bacterium.
AACCCGCATGAGCGGACTGCCTCTGCCATAGGAATGCGATGGCTGACGAAGCCAAAGTCCTCTGTGACAAAGAACAAGGCTTTTTTCATGCTAAGACAAGCTTGCTACGATCGAAGCCAGAGTATCAGATGTGTTGAATCTTAGCTAACGAAAGTTCGGTAGCTTACTGCGCGTTTTGTAAGTCTTGCGCTTTAGCATACTGTCTTGAAAACATTTGTCAGCCTGCGCAATCTTGATTGCAGCCTGCGCAGGGATTTTATGTCGCTTGCACTGCTTATATTTCTTAAGGCATATAACCTTATTCATATGAACACCTGCTTCATACATATCCTTAATAGTACGGCGATTAGGTAAAGAAATGATTATTGTTTACGAGACAAGTACGCCTGCCTCAGGCTAACCCAGGCGTAGATCGCGATAGCAACACCCAATATGGCAAATATAACATGCTTCTGGTATTCGCCAAAGTGGGCGACAATACCTTCTATAGCATTAGAGAAAACGTACCCTACGCAGGCTATGGATACGGACCAAATAATCGCGGCGGCAAAATTTACAAAAAAGAACTTTTTGGAAGGTACTCCTGACGCGCCGATAATCAAGGGGGAAATGTTGCGTATGCCATATATAAAGCGAAAGCTAAAGATAAACAGCACGTCATATTTTTTAAGCCATTTGAAGGCTATTGCGACTTTTGGTTTAAGTTTGGGAAAGCGATCGAGAATCCTAAGGCCATATACGCGGCCTACCTGAAAAAGGCCCTGTTCCATTATAAATGTGCCAAGGAAGGCATATAGTATCACCAGCTGAATAGACAACAGCCCTTGGTGAGCAAAAAAACCAGCTATAATCAGCGCCACTTCGCCTTCTATGCAGGCAAACAGGAAAACCGCATAGTACCCGTAGCTAGAAATCATTTGTTCGATGATCATAGGGGCGTATTATAGGCTTGCGAGCAAAAAATGAAAGATTTTACGCACAAGAATATAAATTTATCCGCATCAATCCTAGCGGCCAACACATCCAGATTCGATCAGGAGGTGAAAGAAATTATTTGCGCAGGAGTGGATAGTTTGCATATAGACATAATGGACGGGCGTTTTGTCCCATGTACAAGCTTTGCTACGGATATTGTTGGAAAAATCAGGGACTATACTGCTTTAGATCTTCATGTGCACCTTATGGTGGAAAACCCTTTGGAGTATTTAGCGGCGCTGGCCAGCCAAGGCGCAAACCTCGTGTCATTTCATATAGAAGCTGTAAGCGACGCGTCGTTGATGATAGATCGCATTAAAGCTTTAGGGATGAAAGTTGGGCTGGCCATAAGTCCAGAAACAAGTGTGGAATCTGTAAAGGACTGTCTACCGCATTTGGATCAGGTTTTGGTTATGGGCGTGCGGCCTGGTTTTGGCGGTCAGGCCTTTATTCCTGCAACATTGGATAAGATAGAGGCTGTTCGTGATATGCTGCCAGCAGAGGGTAGAGTGGATGTAGCTGTTGACGGAGGAGTATCTTATTTAACGGCCGGGGATATAGTGGCCAAAGGCGCCAATGTGCTGGTCGCAGGGACGGCCCTTTTTTCGGCTATGGATAAAGTGGGCGCTGTCGAAAAATTACTAAACGCCGCCAGAGGCGTGCAAACCAAATGCTAACGAAATACTTCAGCAAATATTTAAGTAAGTGGAATAAGTTTGCCAAGACTGTGCGCGCTACTGTTAAATCAATTCCGGGCTTTCCTTTTTTCTACAAGCGAAAGGCTTTTAAGCTTCGCAATCTGTCCAATGGGGCGATTCCGAACTTCTCACCATTTGTCTATGACTTGCAGGCTATTCTTAAAGGCAAATTGATAACGCTCAATGGCCAAGTTCTGCCCATTTCACCAGTGCAGCAGTTCTGGAAAAACACTTTTGCGGATAAAAGCACTTTGCAAGAAATGCACAGTTTCTTTTGGCTGTCGTTTTTTAATAAAATTGGGGATTTTTCATGCATGAAGACGGCCCGCCTGATTACTGAGCAGTGGATTAAAGCAAATAAAGACGCTCGCAGTCCGGCGTGGGAGCCAAAGACTACGGCAATTCGGCTTGTGAACTGGGCACAGAACTATCGCTTTATGATTTCGTCTTCTGATAACAGCGACAAATCGTCCGTACACCGCAGCTTCGCGCGCCAGCTTTCATATCTTATCGGTGAAGAAAAGTATCTTTTGGACTCTGACGATTTGGTCTGTGTAATCTACGCCGTAATTCGGCTTGTGCCCAGGCAATATCGGGTAAAACTTGCCAACAAATATGTCAAACACCTTGGTATGTGCAGCATTTTAAAGCCAGAGCATCTGGATAGCCTGCCGCCGGACAGCCTTGTCGAGAACCTGCAATATCTTTCAAACATCAAGCTTTTGATGCAGATTTGGGAAATTAAAAATCTTGATTGTTTGGATAAAGCCATTACATGCTGCCAACAGTTGCTGAACAACATGATTCACGCGAATGGTGCCCTTGCAACTTTTAACAGTAAGACCCCCTATCCCAATGAGTTTATAAAAACGCTCTGCCTAAACAAAATCGCCTCTACGCAGCTTGAGGCTATGCCGCCGTCACGCATCATAAAAGTCACGTCAGAGCCATCGTCAATCCTTATAGATACGGGCGATTTTATTGCAACCGAGACGGAGATGTTTTGCCCGATAAACTTTGAATACAGCTGCGACCATCAAGTGCTGATATCTGGCGCGGGCATATGTATAGAGAACAAATCCTTCCGCATTCAAGATAAGGCGCCTAAGGGAGGGGCCAGTGCTCCAATGTTCAAATCCGAGCCAGTTGCCCATGAAATGTACGAGGAAAACAAAAACACCTGGTTTGATGGGTCAACCAGGTGGCTGTTTATGGGCGAGACGTTTGCAATCACCAGGCAGATATATCTGTGCCGCGGCGGACAAGAGCTGCGGTGCGAAGACAGGGTTTCGCACGCTTATGGTTTTGCTACATTTTTGATATTTTCAATCCCAGCAAGCTTGAAGTTGACCAAGCTGAAAGAAGTAAACGGCCTGGTAATTGAAGAAATTTTGCCTCAAGGAAAAAATCAAAAGTGGGCTTGGTATTTCAGTAAAGAAACAAAGTTTCAGATATGCAATGGGCAAAAACACCCGATAAATGGCATTATGCAGGCGGTTAAGCACTTGGTTGTGCCATGCTCACGAGATTATGATCATACAGTATCTCGCTGGTCGCTGAGGCGACTTTAGGTTTCTATTATTTTTGGAATGTGCGGTTATGGACAGACTTTGGTTAGTGGTTTTGGTTCTACTTGCTGGGTGTTACAGGACGCCAGAGCAGTACATAAACCCCGTGCTGCATGACCAAATTTTTCTGCAAAGTTTACAAGAGTTGAATATCACGCTGGTGGCCCCAAGC
It contains:
- a CDS encoding DedA family protein translates to MIIEQMISSYGYYAVFLFACIEGEVALIIAGFFAHQGLLSIQLVILYAFLGTFIMEQGLFQVGRVYGLRILDRFPKLKPKVAIAFKWLKKYDVLFIFSFRFIYGIRNISPLIIGASGVPSKKFFFVNFAAAIIWSVSIACVGYVFSNAIEGIVAHFGEYQKHVIFAILGVAIAIYAWVSLRQAYLSRKQ
- the rpe gene encoding ribulose-phosphate 3-epimerase; the protein is MKDFTHKNINLSASILAANTSRFDQEVKEIICAGVDSLHIDIMDGRFVPCTSFATDIVGKIRDYTALDLHVHLMVENPLEYLAALASQGANLVSFHIEAVSDASLMIDRIKALGMKVGLAISPETSVESVKDCLPHLDQVLVMGVRPGFGGQAFIPATLDKIEAVRDMLPAEGRVDVAVDGGVSYLTAGDIVAKGANVLVAGTALFSAMDKVGAVEKLLNAARGVQTKC